A single region of the Triticum dicoccoides isolate Atlit2015 ecotype Zavitan chromosome 2B, WEW_v2.0, whole genome shotgun sequence genome encodes:
- the LOC119362177 gene encoding protein NETWORKED 2D-like, which yields MLQRAASNAYSWWWASHIRTTQSKWLDANLQDVENRVKIMLKLLGEEADSFGKRAEMYYRRRPEVINHVEDVYRAYRALVERYDHLSKELHKANHTIATACPEEVQYAMLEEEDDNFPRAIMPINSRKIQKSTVDDILKRKREGTPGRNRVVHERPDPNMSKEKAEAEIGRLQKAILVMQTEKEFVKSSYESGIAKYWEIEKQIADMQEEICHMQDEFDAHAVIDDDEARALMTITALRSCQGTVAKLVEKFEELIRSAKMESEKIVSLRERFYALSRIIDPSKEEVDSANMTANDRVYPITQEILELQTIYDKIEDFFENNSESSVEEMAYKVDELVDKIINLELKFPKQSAQIKQLKEENEKINNKLDDLQDEMALRDDPSDSSEELKLVEDELNKTRALEGSIIEEEVLVSTAFSEVFTCITNISKAFVPIGAEDLPELSAVSAAAGDKATLSEDVSMGNGTTENSKTDGGEISDIEAPPTGDNLGRHSPQNQDDSEVVDHNSSGSTDGVHDSKNGDEESVQTGNCSMQEEFRDNESLQAGNHVDLVVGPDNENSLNKLATDSSSKEVDQSSSGGMNVAQGQTVEGEYSPTAASQNHLLPSESLNALHNKNESNEDGLSVEVAESSFGGDNRTQDLKIDGVENPVPGNSLTQEEGFGVGDGESPKAITEIGLAGSANSGSFGEEGTARKNSSSEGANSSSDAGKNLDLCHADEAKSSGEELPKQGGQLVSPVTILGLDKHGEVGSSDEGVQKNSLGHVNAYSSEVRDETSLSVPARDSEETGGAYPVISEVPTDSEDMVNHTSDGQLENKEPNVKMLASKENILNNHGSSSGHEKSTSISQEDAQSGLEGRDAILLADYTAVLRNYKETKRRLAELEKKNQEHLEDTKAVIRELRNANSMKYVEIQSLKGLLDSSEMPPSTTGADRSDQTLVRELSIVKETDSSYTDAPESASAVEMKFRTEIDELVDENLRFLTRYSMACHQVQDFNSRYQELLKETESSENKKRGGEPDATMAEPEPAEKKLRELRTEVDVWFEQNVLLDRDLQLKTASLCSLQEEIAEALRSSTETDGAKFTPYEAAKFQGEVRNMQQSNKKIESELQAALEGMRELEGEVNVTLRKLRESFELSSSRRSSSRRGEADSGYQNQFKHFPSRHRVPLRNFLFGTKPKKKSLFACINPTYQRQFSDF from the coding sequence ATGTGGAAAACAGGGTCAAGATCATGCTCAAGCTCCTCGGGGAGGAGGCCGATTCGTTCGGCAAGAGGGCTGAGATGTACTACCGCAGGAGGCCGGAGGTCATAAACCATGTCGAAGACGTTTACAGGGCCTACAGGGCTCTTGTTGAGCGCTATGACCACTTGTCCAAGGAGCTGCATAAGGCCAACCACACCATCGCCACTGCCTGTCCAGAGGAAGTGCAGTATGCCATgttggaggaggaggatgacaatttccCGAGAGCAATCATGCCCATCAACTCGCGCAAGATACAGAAATCGACCGTGGATGACATTCTGAAGAGAAAAAGGGAAGGGACGCCGGGGCGTAACAGGGTGGTGCATGAGAGGCCTGATCCTAATATGAGCAAAGAGAAGGCCGAAGCAGAGATTGGGAGGCTGCAAAAGGCTATACTTGTCATGCAGACTGAGAAGGAATTCGTTAAGAGTTCTTATGAGAGTGGAATTGCCAAGTATTGGGAGATTGAGAAGCAGATTGctgatatgcaggaggaaatctgTCACATGCAAGATGAATTTGACGCACATGCAGTCATTGATGATGATGAAGCCCGTGCCTTGATGACGATAACGGCTCTTAGGTCATGTCAGGGTACCGTTGCTAAGCTTGTGGAAAAGTTTGAGGAGTTGATTAGGAGTGCAAAAATGGAGTCTGAAAAAATAGTGTCTCTTCGAGAAAGGTTTTATGCTTTGAGCAGAATTATTGACCCGTCTAAAGAAGAAGTTGACAGCGCAAACATGACAGCGAATGACAGAGTTTATCCCATTACTCAGGAAATACTCGAGTTACAGACTATATATGATAAAATCGAGGACTTCTTTGAAAACAATTCGGAGTCCTCTGTGGAGGAGATGGCATATAAAGTTGATGAACTTGTTGATAAGATCATTAACCTGGAGCTGAAGTTCCCAAAGCAGTCTGCACAAATCAAGCAATTGAAAGAAGAGAATGAGAAGATCAACAACAAATTAGACGATTTACAAGATGAGATGGCACTCCGTGATGATCCAAGCGACTCAAGTGAAGAGCTCAAGCTAGTAGAAGATGAATTGAATAAAACCAGGGCTCTTGAAGGATCCATAATCGAGGAAGAAGTTCTTGTTAGCACAGCATTTTCTGAAGTTTTTACTTGCATAACTAATATCTCAAAGGCATTTGTACCAATTGGTGCTGAAGACCTGCCAGAGTTGTCAGCTGTGTCAGCTGCAGCTGGAGACAAGGCAACACTGTCAGAAGATGTATCCATGGGAAATGGTACAACAGAGAACAGCAAAACGGACGGAGGAGAAATCAGTGATATAGAGGCGCCACCTACAGGTGATAATTTGGGCAGACATAGTCCCCAAAATCAAGATGACTCAGAGGTTGTTGATCACAATTCATCAGGTAGTACTGATGGTGTCCATGACTCCAAGAATGGTGACGAGGAAAGCGTTCAGACGGGGAATTGCTCTATGCAGGAAGAATTCAGAGATAACGAGTCACTACAAGCTGGCAACCATGTTGATCTGGTTGTTGGCCCGGACAATGAAAATAGTCTCAACAAGCTGGCAACAGACAGCTCATCAAAAGAAGTAGACCAGAGTTCATCAGGTGGTATGAACGTTGCTCAAGGGCAAACTGTGGAAGGTGAATATTCACCAACTGCAGCCAGTCAGAACCATCTCCTTCCCTCAGAAAGTCTCAATGCTTTGCATAATAAAAATGAATCTAATGAAGATGGGTTGTCAGTGGAAGTTGCTGAGAGTTCATTTGGTGGTGACAACAGAACCCAAGACTTGAAGATTGATGGTGTTGAAAATCCTGTTCCTGGGAACAGCTTGACCCAGGAGGAAGGATTTGGAGTAGGAGATGGCGAATCACCAAAAGCAATCACGGAGATTGGTTTAGCTGGATCTGCAAACTCTGGTAGTTTCGGTGAAGAAGGTACCGCAAGGAAAAATTCGTCCTCAGAAGGTGCTAATAGTTCCAGTGATGCAGGTAAGAACCTGGACCTTTGTCATGCGGATGAAGCAAAATCATCAGGTGAAGAGTTGCCAAAGCAAGGTGGCCAACTTGTTTCTCCTGTAACCATCCTAGGTTTGGACAAACACGGCGAAGTCGGATCATCTGATGAAGGTGTTCAAAAAAATTCACTTGGTCATGTGAATGCATATTCCTCGGAGGTGAGAGATGAAACCTCTCTCTCTGTACCAGCTAGAGATTCTGAGGAAACCGGAGGAGCGTATCCGGTAATATCAGAAGTACCAACAGATTCAGAAGATATGGTCAATCACACTTCTGATGGTCAGCTCGAAAACAAAGAACCAAATGTCAAAATGCTTGCAAGCAAAGAAAATATCTTGAACAACCATGGAAGCAGTAGCGGGCATGAAAAGTCCACTTCGATTTCACAAGAAGATGCACAGAGCGGGCTTGAGGGAAGAGACGCGATATTGCTCGCCGACTACACTGCAGTTCTCCGGAACTACAAAGAAACTAAGAGAAGGCTTGCTGAGTTGGAAAAGAAAAACCAGGAACACCTTGAAGATACAAAGGCAGTAATAAGGGAATTGAGGAATGCAAATTCAATGAAATATGTTGAGATCCAATCACTCAAAGGCCTACTGGACTCTTCAGAGATGCCACCCAGTACAACGGGTGCTGATAGGTCAGATCAGACTTTGGTTAGAGAACTTTCAATCGTGAAGGAAACTGATTCGAGCTACACTGATGCGCCGGAGAGTGCTTCAGCAGTTGAAATGAAGTTCAGAACTGAAATCGATGAGCTAGTCGACGAAAACCTGCGGTTCTTGACAAGGTACAGCATGGCTTGCCACCAGGTGCAGGACTTCAACAGCAGATATCAGGAGCTACTGAAGGAAACGGAGAGTTCTGAAAATAAGAAAAGGGGAGGAGAACCTGATGCCACGATGGCCGAGCCTGAACCTGCCGAGAAGAAATTGAGAGAGCTCAGGACTGAAGTGGATGTATGGTTTGAACAGAATGTACTTCTTGACCGAGACCTGCAGCTCAAAACCGCGTCTCTTTGCAGCCTGCAAGAGGAGATAGCCGAAGCCCTGCGGTCCAGCACGGAGACCGATGGCGCCAAGTTCACGCCGTACGAAGCGGCCAAGTTCCAAGGGGAGGTGCGCAACATGCAGCAATCCAACAAGAAGATCGAGAGCGAGCTGCAGGCGGCGCTGGAGGGCATGAGGGAGCTCGAAGGCGAGGTGAACGTCACCTTGCGGAAGCTGAGGGAGAGCTTCGAGCTCTCGTCGTCCAGGCGCTCCTCCTCCCGCCGGGGGGAGGCGGACAGCGGCTACCAAAACCAATTCAAGCATTTCCCGAGCAGACACAGGGTGCCGCTGCGCAACTTCCTGTTCGGTACGAAACCAAAGAAGAAGTCGCTGTTTGCCTGCATCAATCCTACATACCAGAGACAGTTCAGCGATTTTTGA
- the LOC119362178 gene encoding putative expansin-B14, producing the protein MASSSFLAFVALASSCLILLPCIVSGWSDGGATWYGPRHGAGSDGGACGYHGDVEQPPFSAMITAGGSSIFNGGKGCGACYQVRCTGNPACSGSPMTVVVTDQCPGGPCLSEAAHFDLSGKAFGAMAKRGQADTLRNAGSIKVQYNRVPCNWHGLDIAFKVDAGSNPNYLAVLIEDEAGDGDLSAVELQQRGGSWVPMQESWGAVWKYNAGSTLQAPISIRITSGSGKKLVARNVIPSGWQAGKTYRSIVNFQ; encoded by the exons ATGGCTTCTTCTTCCTTCCTCGCTTTCGTGGCTCTAGCCAGcagctgcctcatcctccttccatgCATTGTCTCCGGCTGGTCTGACGGCGGCGCGACGTGGTACGGTCCCCGCCACGGCGCCGGCTCTGACG GTGGTGCGTGCGGCTACCATGGCGACGTGGAGCAGCCGCCGTTCTCCGCCATGATCACGGCGGGTGGCTCCTCCATCTTCAATGGCGGCAAGGGCTGCGGCGCTTGCTATCAGGTTAGATGCACTGGCAATCCCGCCTGCTCTGGTTCCCCGATGACCGTGGTCGTCACAGACCAGTGCCCCGGCGGGCCGTGCCTGTCCGAGGCTGCGCACTTTGACCTCAGCGGGAAGGCGTTCGGCGCCATGGCCAAGCGTGGCCAGGCCGACACCCTCCGCAACGCTGGCAGCATTAAAGTCCAGTACAACCG GGTTCCGTGCAACTGGCATGGGCTGGACATCGCCTTCAAGGTGGACGCCGGCTCCAACCCCAACTACCTTGCGGTGCTGATCGAGGACGAGGCCGGCGACGGTGACCTGTCCGCGGTCGAGCTTCAGCAGCGCGGCGGCAGCTGGGTGCCGATGCAGGAGTCGTGGGGCGCGGTCTGGAAGTACAACGCCGGGTCCACCCTCCAGGCACCCATATCGATCCGCATCACCTCCGGCTCCGGCAAGAAGCTCGTCGCCAGGAATGTCATCCCCTCCGGCTGGCAGGCCGGCAAGACCTACCGATCCATCGTAAACTTCCAGTGA
- the LOC119367155 gene encoding putative expansin-B14, translating into MVSSSNVVFVALASSCLILLHSSSISGWSDGGATCGGACGYQGDMEQPPFSAMVTAGGPSIFKNGRGCGACYQVKCTSHRACSGVPVTVVVTDQCPGGPCLSEATHFDLGGKAFGAMAKPGQADNLRRAGSLRVQYSRVPCNWHGLDIAFRVDGGSNPYYLALLIEDEAGDGDLSAVELQQRRGSWAPMQESWGAVWKYNSGSTLQAPISIRLTSGSGKKLVARNVIPSGWQASRTYRSIVNFQ; encoded by the exons ATGGTTTCTTCCTCCAACGTGGTTTTCGTGGCTCTAGCTAGcagctgcctcatcctccttcattcGAGCAGCATCTCTGGCTGGTCCGATGGGGGTGCGACGTGTG GTGGTGCATGCGGGTACCAGGGCGACATGGAGCAGCCGCCGTTCTCCGCCATGGTCACGGCGGGCGGCCCCTCTATCTTCAAGAATGGTAGGGGTTGCGGCGCTTGCTATCAGGTTAAATGCACCAGCCATCGCGCTTGCTCCGGGGTCCCGGTGACCGTGGTCGTCACAGACCAGTGCCCCGGTGGGCCGTGCCTGTCGGAGGCTACCCACTTTGACCTCGGCGGGAAGGCATTCGGCGCCATGGCCAAGCCCGGCCAGGCCGACAATCTCCGCAGAGCCGGCAGCCTTAGAGTCCAATACAGCCG GGTTCCGTGCAACTGGCATGGGCTGGACATCGCCTTCAGGGTGGACGGCGGCTCCAATCCCTACTACCTTGCGCTGCTCATTGAGGACGAGGCCGGCGACGGCGACCTGTCGGCGGTCGAGCTTCAGCAGCGCCGCGGCAGCTGGGCGCCAATGCAGGAGTCGTGGGGCGCGGTGTGGAAGTACAACTCCGGGTCCACTCTGCAGGCACCCATATCGATCCGTCTCACCTCCGGCTCTGGCAAGAAGCTCGTCGCCCGCAATGTCATCCCCTCCGGCTGGCAGGCCAGCAGGACCTACCGATCCATCGTAAACTTCCAGTGA
- the LOC119367156 gene encoding putative expansin-B14 yields the protein MASPSFAALAALAISCLLILHPCSVSGWSDGGATWYVPPEGAGTDGGACGYQHDVEKPPFSAMITAGGPSIFKNGKGCGACYQVRCTGNAACFGFPVTVVVTDECRGGPCLAEAAHFDLSGKAFGAMAKPGQADNLRKAGNIRVRYNRVPCNWHGLNIVFKVDARSNPNYLAVLIEYEAGDGDLSAVDLQQRGGGWASMQELSGAVWKYKSRSTLQAPISIGLTFGSGKQLIASNVIPSGWQAGRTYRSVVNY from the exons ATGGCTTCTCCTTCCTTCGCCGCTTTAGCGGCTCTAGCCATCAGCTGCCTCCTCATCCTCCATCCGTGCAGCGTCTCCGGTTGGTCCGACGGCGGCGCGACGTGGTACGTTCCCCCCGAAGGCGCAGGAACCGACG GTGGTGCATGCGGATACCAGCACGACGTGGAGAAGCCTCCGTTCTCCGCCATGATCACGGCGGGCGGCCCCTCCATCTTCAAGAACGGCAAGGGCTGCGGCGCTTGCTACCAGGTGAGATGCACCGGCAATGCCGCTTGCTTCGGGTTTCCGGTGACCGTGGTCGTCACAGACGAGTGCCGTGGCGGGCCGTGCCTGGCCGAGGCTGCCCACTTCGACCTCAGCGGGAAAGCGTTCGGCGCCATGGCAAAGCCCGGCCAGGCCGACAACCTCCGCAAAGCTGGCAACATTAGAGTGCGGTACAACCG GGTTCCGTGCAACTGGCATGGGCTGAACATCGTTTTCAAGGTGGATGCCCGCTCCAATCCGAACTACCTCGCAGTGCTCATAGAGTACGAGGCCGGTGACGGCGACCTGTCAGCGGTCGACCTTCAGCAGCGCGGCGGTGGATGGGCGTCGATGCAGGAGTTGTCGGGTGCAGTGTGGAAGTACAAGTCCAGGTCCACCCTACAGGCCCCCATATCTATCGGCCTCACCTTCGGCTCCGGCAAGCAGCTCATCGCCAGCAATGTCATTCCCTCCGGATGGCAGGCCGGAAGGACCTACCGATCCGTCGTAAACTACTAG